The following proteins come from a genomic window of Fusobacterium sp.:
- a CDS encoding pseudouridine synthase, which produces MRLDKFLTECGLGSRREVKEILRTGEITVNGIIANNPQMNIKENSDEVFYQEKKLEYKKFRYYILNKKAGYITAVEDNSEQTVMELLPDWVIKKDLVPVGRLDKDTEGLLLLTNDGALNHKLLSPKSHVEKTYYADLEKDILEDDLTKLRNGLDIGGYITMPAKASKVDSNKIHLTIKEGKFHQVKKMLEAVGNKVVFLKRISFGKLNLDNLELGEVKEINSEDII; this is translated from the coding sequence ATGAGATTAGATAAATTTTTAACAGAATGTGGACTGGGAAGCAGAAGAGAAGTAAAAGAAATCCTCAGAACAGGAGAAATAACTGTAAATGGAATAATTGCTAATAATCCGCAAATGAATATAAAAGAAAATTCAGATGAAGTTTTTTATCAAGAAAAAAAACTTGAATATAAAAAATTCAGATACTACATATTAAACAAAAAAGCAGGATATATAACAGCTGTAGAGGACAATAGTGAACAAACAGTTATGGAGCTGCTGCCTGATTGGGTAATAAAGAAAGATCTAGTTCCTGTAGGAAGATTGGATAAAGACACTGAAGGACTTTTGCTGCTGACAAATGATGGAGCATTAAATCATAAACTGCTATCTCCAAAAAGTCATGTAGAAAAAACTTATTATGCTGATCTTGAAAAAGATATTTTAGAAGATGATTTAACAAAATTAAGAAACGGATTAGATATAGGTGGTTATATTACAATGCCAGCAAAAGCATCAAAGGTAGATTCAAATAAAATACATCTAACTATAAAAGAGGGAAAATTTCACCAAGTAAAAAAAATGCTGGAAGCAGTTGGAAATAAAGTGGTATTTTTAAAAAGAATATCATTCGGAAAATTAAATTTAGATAATCTAGAACTTGGAGAAGTAAAAGAGATAAATTCAGAAGACATCATATAA